From one Streptomyces sp. R41 genomic stretch:
- a CDS encoding ABC transporter ATP-binding protein, with the protein MIEVNELTKRYGDTTAVRQLTFQVRPGHVTGFLGPNGAGKTTTLRMLLGLIAPTGGTATVDGRPFRDHPRGLRHVGALLDAGDVHGGRSARAHLSALARSNRIPYSRVDEVLAEVGLSGAAARRRVDGFSLGMRQRLGIATALLGDPPVLMFDEPLNGLDPEGVLWVRGLFRRLAAEGRTVFVSSHLMSEMENTADQLIVIGRGELIAAESVTDFAARGTQLTVTVRTPDTDRLTAVLSAEGAAVAPYDDRTLKVTALSAARIGALAFDHRILLEELTPQAASLEAAFMELTAYSAEFLAGDSR; encoded by the coding sequence GTGATCGAAGTCAACGAACTGACCAAACGCTACGGCGACACCACAGCCGTACGACAACTGACGTTCCAGGTGCGCCCGGGGCACGTCACCGGGTTCCTCGGCCCGAACGGCGCGGGCAAGACGACGACCCTGCGCATGCTCCTCGGCCTGATCGCCCCGACCGGCGGAACGGCCACCGTCGACGGACGCCCCTTCCGGGACCATCCGCGCGGGCTGCGCCACGTCGGCGCGCTGCTCGACGCGGGTGATGTGCACGGCGGACGCAGCGCGCGGGCCCATCTGTCGGCCCTGGCGCGCAGCAACCGGATCCCGTACAGCCGGGTGGACGAGGTGCTGGCTGAGGTGGGGCTGTCGGGCGCGGCGGCCCGGCGCCGCGTCGACGGGTTCTCGCTCGGCATGAGACAACGCCTCGGCATCGCCACGGCGTTGCTCGGCGATCCCCCGGTGCTGATGTTCGACGAACCACTCAACGGGCTCGATCCTGAAGGTGTGTTGTGGGTACGCGGGCTGTTCCGGCGACTCGCCGCCGAGGGCCGCACCGTCTTCGTGTCCAGTCACCTGATGTCCGAAATGGAGAACACCGCCGACCAGTTGATCGTCATCGGGCGCGGTGAGCTGATCGCCGCGGAGAGCGTGACGGACTTCGCGGCGCGCGGCACGCAGCTCACCGTTACGGTCCGTACGCCGGACACCGACCGGCTGACGGCCGTGCTGTCGGCCGAGGGCGCGGCGGTTGCGCCGTACGACGACCGGACCCTCAAGGTGACGGCCCTGAGCGCGGCGCGCATCGGCGCACTCGCCTTCGATCACCGGATCCTGCTCGAAGAGCTGACCCCGCAGGCCGCCTCTTTGGAGGCGGCCTTCATGGAACTGACCGCCTACAGTGCCGAATTCCTCGCCGGAGACTCCCGATGA
- a CDS encoding ABC transporter permease, with product MTPTTPTVALAPPAARFVDLLAAEWIKLRSLRSTYWALGTGALAVIAFNANAARVDASDFPRFDPQMRANMQWLALRDAFTNGSAMILILAVASIGAITVVGEYSTGLVRTTFAVVPDRRALMAAKVTLVTAVMTVYGALVAGASFASTQAILDTRDRGLPLSHPGALRVVVASALLAPVCALAGMALGALIRHSATTMVATTAVLLLIPTFITDRYQWTAAVKHAQPVNAWTRLTDIAFGHDPFTLVPRYPATVTGAWITFAAWAAVSAVVAVVTVDRRDV from the coding sequence ATGACGCCGACCACGCCCACGGTTGCCCTCGCCCCGCCCGCCGCCCGGTTCGTGGACCTCCTCGCCGCCGAGTGGATCAAACTCCGGTCCCTGCGCTCGACGTACTGGGCGCTCGGCACCGGCGCCCTGGCGGTCATCGCCTTCAACGCGAACGCGGCACGGGTGGACGCGAGCGACTTCCCCAGGTTCGACCCGCAGATGCGGGCCAACATGCAGTGGCTGGCCCTCCGTGACGCCTTCACCAACGGCTCCGCCATGATCCTGATCCTCGCGGTGGCGAGCATCGGCGCGATCACGGTCGTGGGCGAGTACTCGACGGGCCTGGTCCGTACGACGTTCGCGGTGGTTCCGGACCGCCGTGCCCTGATGGCGGCGAAGGTGACCCTGGTGACCGCCGTCATGACGGTCTACGGCGCGCTCGTCGCGGGCGCCTCCTTCGCCTCGACGCAGGCCATCCTCGACACCCGTGACCGGGGTCTTCCGCTCTCCCACCCCGGCGCCCTGCGTGTCGTCGTGGCCTCCGCGCTCCTCGCCCCGGTCTGCGCCCTGGCGGGCATGGCCCTGGGCGCCCTGATCCGGCACAGCGCGACCACGATGGTCGCCACCACCGCCGTACTCCTGCTGATCCCCACCTTCATCACCGACCGCTATCAGTGGACGGCCGCCGTGAAGCACGCCCAGCCCGTCAACGCCTGGACCCGCCTGACCGACATCGCCTTCGGCCACGACCCCTTCACCCTGGTCCCCCGCTACCCCGCGACGGTCACGGGCGCCTGGATCACGTTCGCGGCGTGGGCGGCGGTGTCGGCGGTGGTCGCGGTCGTGACGGTGGACCGCCGGGACGTGTGA
- a CDS encoding protein phosphatase: MTESWDPHGAGVLRLPSGRLVRGRALRGPLPEDGPAPTYAVYLLGRQPPEVPWETRWLRWPDFRLPADRGEARTVLAEAWQRAPADRVEIACGGGRGRTGTALACLAVLDGVPPQEAVTFVRRHYDRHAVETPWQRRYVRRFTAGG, encoded by the coding sequence ATGACCGAGAGCTGGGACCCGCACGGCGCCGGAGTGCTGCGCCTGCCCTCCGGTCGGCTGGTGCGCGGCCGCGCCCTGCGCGGGCCGCTCCCGGAAGACGGCCCGGCACCGACGTACGCCGTGTACCTGCTCGGCAGGCAGCCCCCCGAAGTCCCATGGGAGACCCGCTGGTTGCGCTGGCCGGACTTCCGTCTGCCCGCCGACCGGGGCGAGGCCCGTACGGTACTCGCCGAGGCCTGGCAGCGGGCCCCGGCCGACCGCGTCGAGATCGCCTGCGGCGGCGGCCGCGGCCGCACCGGCACAGCCCTGGCCTGCCTGGCCGTCCTCGACGGAGTACCGCCTCAGGAGGCGGTGACCTTCGTCCGCCGCCACTACGACCGCCACGCGGTGGAGACGCCCTGGCAGCGAAGGTACGTACGCCGCTTCACGGCCGGGGGATGA
- a CDS encoding FadR/GntR family transcriptional regulator gives MRRMSEETGNRRRTERRVSSQIQREVMQLILDRKLQAGAPLPTETELMTDLGVSRNSVREALKALQALDIVEIRHGYGTYVGHASLTPLVDGLTFRTLAQPDDETGALTEILQVREVLEEGLIRRVAATLSEAELDHLESVVSQMEEAGRAGRPFPELDREFHELLYASLGNTFVPQLLSAFWTVFRRVAGARGWTDDPAPEVTVRRHRDIVTALRARDVEGAQRAMADHFRGIEARAAQESRGVS, from the coding sequence ATGCGGCGCATGTCTGAGGAGACCGGGAACCGGCGCCGGACCGAGCGCCGGGTGAGCAGCCAGATCCAGCGCGAGGTCATGCAGCTGATCCTCGACCGCAAGCTCCAGGCCGGTGCGCCGCTGCCCACCGAGACCGAGCTGATGACCGACCTCGGCGTGAGCCGGAACTCCGTCCGCGAGGCCCTCAAGGCCCTGCAGGCGCTGGACATAGTCGAGATCAGACACGGTTATGGCACCTACGTCGGCCATGCCTCCCTGACCCCGCTCGTCGACGGCCTCACCTTCCGTACGCTCGCCCAGCCGGACGACGAGACGGGTGCGTTGACGGAGATACTCCAGGTCCGCGAGGTCCTGGAGGAGGGGCTGATCCGCCGGGTCGCGGCGACGCTCTCCGAGGCGGAGCTCGACCACCTCGAATCCGTGGTGTCCCAGATGGAGGAGGCGGGCCGCGCGGGCCGTCCCTTCCCCGAACTCGACCGCGAATTCCACGAGCTGCTGTACGCGTCCCTCGGCAACACCTTCGTACCGCAGCTCCTCAGCGCCTTCTGGACGGTGTTCCGCCGCGTCGCCGGCGCACGCGGCTGGACCGACGACCCGGCACCCGAGGTGACCGTCCGCCGGCACCGCGACATCGTCACCGCGCTGCGCGCCCGCGACGTCGAGGGCGCGCAGCGGGCGATGGCGGACCATTTCCGGGGAATCGAGGCGCGGGCGGCACAGGAGTCACGCGGGGTGAGTTGA
- a CDS encoding ABC transporter substrate-binding protein — protein sequence MRDVTHTPALHRRSFLKYTGTLGAAAALSSSLAACSSGPESTNDTGGGGGGKNATLTAVIGYGNDGSWDPTQTASAFCMAANNHIYEGLLDTDPISREPYAALATEVPSDLSGTSWKFTLRAGAKFHDGKPVTADDVVFVFDRILDPKTPTLAKGFFASWLKEVKKIDAQNVELVLKFPFPEGISRLTLAKIMPKHIFSQPGAWDDAIKGKAVGSGPYRQTAHHPKSNTTFEAFADYNGPRKPAFKKMNWLTIVDAAPRVAKISGASAGAQIADNIPYANIEQLKKGGMTVQGGAGMNNLFLMFNTKHKPFDDVRVRQALHYAIDTGKMVEVALKGHGKPSSSFLNEGNPSYRPAKTVYSYDPEKAKKLLKEAGVKGLKIEILSVNVSWIVDCLPTIKASWDAIGVETTLSPQETTAVFTKMDQKQDYQVVAAASNPNQFGLDADLIMHYNYGPENLWMGYARWADNSVAKKLFKDMDQATQEPDADKKKAMIQDYIDIVAEEAVLYPVVHNELMTAWDPKKLTGIRAQPYPGINLLQAKWV from the coding sequence GTGCGCGACGTGACCCACACTCCGGCGCTGCACCGCCGGTCGTTCCTGAAGTACACCGGCACCCTCGGCGCGGCCGCCGCCCTCTCCTCGTCGCTGGCGGCCTGCTCGTCCGGGCCGGAGTCCACGAACGACACCGGAGGCGGAGGCGGCGGCAAGAACGCCACGCTGACGGCTGTCATCGGCTACGGGAACGACGGCAGCTGGGATCCGACACAGACCGCGTCCGCCTTCTGCATGGCCGCCAACAACCACATCTACGAGGGCCTGCTCGACACGGACCCGATCTCCCGCGAGCCGTACGCCGCGCTCGCCACCGAGGTGCCGTCCGATCTGAGTGGCACGTCCTGGAAGTTCACGCTGCGGGCGGGCGCCAAGTTCCACGACGGGAAGCCGGTCACCGCCGACGACGTGGTGTTCGTCTTCGACCGGATACTCGATCCGAAGACGCCGACCCTCGCCAAGGGCTTCTTCGCCAGCTGGCTGAAGGAAGTCAAGAAGATCGACGCGCAGAACGTCGAGCTGGTCCTCAAGTTCCCCTTCCCCGAGGGGATTTCACGGCTCACCCTCGCGAAGATCATGCCGAAGCACATCTTCTCCCAGCCGGGCGCCTGGGACGACGCGATCAAGGGCAAGGCGGTCGGCTCGGGGCCGTACCGGCAGACCGCGCACCACCCGAAGTCGAACACCACCTTCGAGGCGTTCGCCGACTACAACGGGCCGCGCAAGCCCGCGTTCAAGAAGATGAACTGGCTGACCATAGTGGATGCCGCGCCCCGCGTCGCGAAGATCTCGGGTGCCAGCGCCGGCGCGCAGATCGCCGACAACATCCCGTACGCCAACATCGAACAGCTCAAGAAGGGCGGCATGACCGTCCAGGGCGGCGCGGGCATGAACAACCTCTTCCTCATGTTCAACACCAAGCACAAGCCCTTCGACGACGTACGCGTCCGGCAGGCGCTGCACTACGCGATCGACACCGGCAAGATGGTCGAGGTCGCCCTCAAGGGGCACGGAAAGCCGTCGAGTTCCTTCCTCAACGAAGGCAACCCGAGCTACCGGCCCGCCAAGACCGTCTACTCGTACGACCCCGAGAAGGCGAAGAAGCTCCTGAAGGAGGCCGGGGTCAAGGGGCTGAAGATCGAGATCCTGTCGGTGAACGTCAGTTGGATCGTCGACTGCCTGCCGACCATCAAGGCGTCCTGGGACGCGATCGGTGTGGAGACCACCCTGTCCCCGCAGGAGACGACCGCCGTCTTCACCAAGATGGACCAGAAGCAGGACTACCAGGTCGTCGCGGCCGCCTCGAATCCGAATCAGTTCGGGCTGGATGCCGACCTGATCATGCACTACAACTACGGGCCCGAGAACCTGTGGATGGGCTACGCCCGCTGGGCCGACAACTCCGTGGCGAAGAAGCTCTTCAAGGACATGGACCAGGCGACGCAGGAGCCGGACGCCGACAAGAAGAAGGCGATGATCCAGGACTACATCGACATCGTCGCCGAAGAGGCCGTGCTCTACCCGGTCGTGCACAACGAGCTGATGACGGCATGGGACCCGAAGAAGCTCACGGGGATAAGGGCCCAGCCGTACCCGGGTATCAACCTGCTGCAAGCCAAGTGGGTCTAG
- a CDS encoding ABC transporter permease, protein MVAIARILLRRVALLVPLMLGIVLFVFLVMRFSDVDPASAFFQGANPTPQQLHDFREQNGLLDPLPVRYFHFVGDLLHGDMGTSALTRGSVLDQVTTALPLTLQLTFLGLGIAVVLALLGGVIAAIYRDRLPDQIIRVVSLTGVAAPGFWLALLMIQYLAVDQGWFPTGGYINPADSLSGWLKTMALPALALSLPVAAQLTRIVRTSVVEELDKDYVRTAIGSGLPPRVVVGRNVLRNALINPLTVLGLRVGYLLGGAVVIETIFSLPGMGKLMIDAVKNGDPAVVQGVVLTTATGFVVVNLVIDILYLLVNPRLRDAT, encoded by the coding sequence GTGGTCGCCATCGCCAGGATCCTGCTGCGCCGCGTCGCGCTGCTCGTGCCGCTGATGCTCGGGATCGTCCTGTTCGTGTTCCTCGTGATGCGGTTCTCCGACGTCGATCCGGCGTCGGCGTTCTTCCAGGGCGCCAATCCGACCCCGCAGCAGCTGCACGACTTCCGCGAGCAGAACGGGCTCCTCGACCCGCTGCCGGTCCGCTACTTCCATTTCGTCGGGGACCTGCTCCACGGCGACATGGGCACCAGCGCGCTGACCCGGGGGTCGGTCCTCGACCAGGTCACCACCGCGCTGCCGCTCACGCTCCAGCTCACCTTCCTGGGGCTCGGCATCGCGGTGGTGCTCGCGCTGCTCGGCGGGGTCATCGCCGCGATCTACCGCGACCGGCTGCCCGACCAGATCATCCGGGTCGTCTCGCTCACGGGGGTCGCGGCGCCGGGTTTCTGGCTGGCGCTGCTGATGATCCAGTATCTGGCCGTCGACCAGGGCTGGTTCCCGACCGGCGGCTACATCAACCCGGCCGACTCGCTGAGCGGCTGGCTGAAGACCATGGCCCTGCCCGCGCTCGCGCTCTCCCTCCCGGTCGCCGCGCAGCTCACCCGGATCGTGCGGACCTCCGTGGTCGAGGAGCTGGACAAGGACTACGTACGGACGGCGATCGGGAGCGGTCTGCCGCCGCGGGTGGTGGTCGGGCGGAACGTGCTGCGCAACGCCCTGATCAACCCGCTCACCGTGCTGGGCCTGCGCGTGGGCTATCTGCTCGGCGGCGCGGTCGTCATCGAGACGATCTTCTCGCTGCCGGGCATGGGCAAGCTGATGATCGACGCGGTGAAGAACGGCGACCCGGCGGTCGTGCAGGGCGTCGTGCTGACCACGGCCACCGGCTTCGTGGTCGTGAACCTCGTCATCGACATCCTGTATCTGCTGGTCAACCCGCGGCTGAGGGATGCCACCTGA